Below is a window of Terriglobia bacterium DNA.
ACGTTCGCCGACACCCCCGTACTGCGCCAGGACTTCACCGACAATCGCGAAAGGCTTGCTTCGGCGTTGCGCCGCGTAAATGTCGGTGGTGGAACGTCGCTCTACGACGCATTGTATGAAAGCCTGCGTAAAGTTAAAAGCGGCGCCCACGAGAAGAGAGCCATTCTGCTCCTCACGGACGGCGAAGACACAGCCAGCGCACGAACATTCGAATACGCCGAGCAAAGCGTCAAGGAATCCGAAATTCTGGTCTATTGCCTGGGAATTTCTCCGAGCGGCGGGGTGTTGAGCGAGGGAAATCCGAATCCATATCCCGGCGGTCCGACTTACCCCGGAGGCGGCCGGCGGGGTCCGACAAACGGGCCCAGCATCAATCTTCCAATTCCGGGCATTCCAGGCATCCCGGGTATCCCAGGTACGGGTTATCCCGGCAGGTTCCCTGCACTTCCAGCCCAGCAGTATCCAAGGGGCCCGCGGGTTTCACGGGGCGACGAGGACACGGTCGATATGGGCGTCCTGGACGCCTTTGCCGATTCGAGCGGCGGAAAGGCGTGGCTTCTTTCCG
It encodes the following:
- a CDS encoding VWA domain-containing protein produces the protein MTRIGLILLIAALLTIPIIAAQLKVDVALVNVVATITDETGHYIPDLTEDDLIVEEDGQPQTIAHLSQSSDLPVSMGILLDTSGSMLRKIGTATSAVEKFIRTVHRQDDIFLMTFADTPVLRQDFTDNRERLASALRRVNVGGGTSLYDALYESLRKVKSGAHEKRAILLLTDGEDTASARTFEYAEQSVKESEILVYCLGISPSGGVLSEGNPNPYPGGPTYPGGGRRGPTNGPSINLPIPGIPGIPGIPGTGYPGRFPALPAQQYPRGPRVSRGDEDTVDMGVLDAFADSSGGKAWLLSGNWMDNRGLEIENILDEIANELRNQYSIGYYPNHPLNDGKWHHIEIRAKNNRYRVRARKEYFGQK